Proteins encoded together in one Lathyrus oleraceus cultivar Zhongwan6 chromosome 5, CAAS_Psat_ZW6_1.0, whole genome shotgun sequence window:
- the LOC127078807 gene encoding uncharacterized protein LOC127078807 produces MSWLARTIANSLKLDEEDEQDAKQEQESENPNTTKSESEPSQSQSESASPSTHSPTARGVKEDISEITKSLSRQFWGVASFLAPPPDPDHDSDPQTRDSDPNLPDEDVIAGIRSDFAEISGKFKSGISKISGNKTVSEFTKIASSFLQIGSDEEYDLDGVVGVTEEVVAFARNLAMHPETWLDFPLPDDPDSDDFDLSDAQQEHALAVEHLAPRLAALRMELCPGYMSDGCFWKIYFVLLHPKLSKNDAVFLSTPQIMEARAMLTQALDIRRKEKKEPDLISIPSKEEEQEQHLFVPSNAQLESVPLQTSAVEESPSMAVANVETEGHTVKSDSTQPIDKPMVKEAPSMAVDNVETEEHTVKSDVTQPIDGPVVKEASSMVVDNVETNEHAVKGAVIQPIDNSVVKEAPIIPSSFQYFY; encoded by the exons ATGTCATGGCTAGCAAGAACAATCGCCAACTCTCTCAAACTCGATGAAGAAGACGAACAAGATGCAAAACAAGAACAAGAATCAGAAAACCCTAACACCACCAAATCCGAATCAGAACCCTCTCAATCACAATCTGAATCTGCATCTCCGTCAACTCACAGTCCCACCGCACGCGGTGTCAAAGAAGATATCTCCGAGATTACCAAATCCCTCTCCCGCCAATTTTGGGGCGTAGCTTCTTTCCTCGCACCTCCTCCGGATCCCGATCACGACTCCGATCCGCAAACGCGTGACTCCGATCCTAATCTCCCTGATGAAGACGTTATCGCTGGAATCCGAAGCGATTTTGCTGAAATTAGTGGGAAATTCAAGAGTGGAATCTCGAAGATTTCAGGTAATAAGACTGTTTCTGAATTCACGAAGATCGCTTCGAGTTTTCTCCAAATCGGATCCGATGAGGAATACGATCTCGACGGTGTGGTCGGAGTTACGGAGGAGGTTGTGGCTTTTGCCAGAAATTTAGCGATGCATCCAGAAACTTGGCTGGATTTTCCACTTCCCGATGATCCTGATTCTGATG ATTTTGATTTGTCTGATGCACAACAAGAGCATGCTCTTGCTGTTGAACATCTTGCTCCGAGGTTAGCTGCTCTTAGAATGGAGTTGTGCCCTGGATATATGAGTGATGGATGCTTTTGGAAGATTTACTTTGTACTACTGCACCCTAAACTCAGCAAAAATGATGCTGTTTTTCTATCAACTCCACAA ATAATGGAAGCCAGAGCAATGTTAACTCAGGCATTAGACATAAGAAGAAAGGAAAAGAAAGAACCAGACTTAATCAGCATTCCCTCAAAAGAGGAGGAACAAGAACAGCATCTTTTCGTGCCAAGCAATGCTCAACTTGAATCAGTGCCTCTTCAGACATCTGCGGTTGAAGAATCTCCATCTATGGCTGTGGCTAATGTAGAGACGGAGGGGCATACTGTTAAAAGTGATTCAACTCAACCTATTGACAAGCCTATGGTTAAAGAAGCCCCGTCTATGGCTGTTGATAATGTAGAGACCGAGGAGCATACCGTTAAAAGTGATGTAACTCAACCTATTGACGGGCCTGTGGTTAAAGAAGCTTCATCTATGGTTGTGGATAATGTAGAGACCAATGAGCATGCTGTTAAAGGTGCTGTTATTCAACCAATCGACAATTCTGTTGTTAAAGAAGCCCCAATTATTCCATCTTCATTTCAATATTTCTACTGA